The proteins below come from a single Amphiura filiformis chromosome 15, Afil_fr2py, whole genome shotgun sequence genomic window:
- the LOC140172050 gene encoding carnitine O-acetyltransferase-like — protein MPRFRAPAMHQTLHRYLLSVEPLITPHQHHVTKGIVLEFGKLGGIGERLQQGLSHRMHTDDKWFHNMWLDNYFLKDRRSYIRRNVAAVCPRQHFRGAVDQIKFAAKLTAGVLDFKSQLDSGTLSQDRMHGKPLCMMQYQALFHSCRVPDVKKDSLFLEHESLTASRHIIVASNNQFYAVDVLDKNGTPLDVNIIYDRLVYVNHATRIRDIPVALLTTENRNAWSEVYQKMAKSPVNRHTFDAINKSIFILCLDKTEGVNEKSEMDDALYGLTGGGSACNSGNRWFDKSIQMYVSIDGKVGAVYEHAVSDGSVRARLLDHALNYAKDLHRPLIPKAPLSKDCTPRKLSFHLDNESLSAITKASEKIDVICDELQFEFLKFHTFGKLFLKSQSVSPDGFIQMAIQLTNYKLFRRTVATSESALLRMYRYGRTEAIRSLSNASNAFVHAMDSAPDTDRTCQLLVDAIDSHKQYTNWAITGNGVDRHLLALKLMALERSDNLPEFFQDIAYTKSSHFTVLSSQVNLQHAIGTCFAPEYRDGNSVCYNVQDDHIFFTVGSFTSSLVSADEFAETLEESLYLMKHLLSSRTNNERFTEICSQKHDLI, from the coding sequence ATGCCTCGATTCCGTGCCCCTGCTATGCATCAAACACTTCACCGTTATCTGTTGTCAGTAGAACCTTTGATCACACCTCACCAACACCATGTAACTAAAGGAATTGTCTTGGAGTTTGGCAAACTTGGTGGTATTGGAGAACGTTTACAACAGGGTTTATCGCACCGAATGCACACGGACGATAAGTGGTTTCACAACATGTGGCTAGATAACTATTTCCTCAAAGATCGTCGATCGTACATCCGTCGGAATGTTGCTGCAGTTTGTCCTCGTCAACATTTTCGTGGTGCTGTGGATCAGATTAAATTTGCCGCAAAGCTTACGGCTGGTGTACTTGATTTCAAGTCTCAACTTGATAGTGGAACTCTATCTCAAGACAGGATGCATGGAAAACCTCTTTGTATGATGCAGTATCAAGCACTCTTTCATTCTTGCCGTGTACCGGATGTCAAGAAAGATTCGTTGTTCTTAGAACACGAAAGCTTGACAGCATCACGGCATATTATTGTGGCTTCAAACAACCAATTCTACGCAGTAGATGTTCTTGATAAAAATGGAACACCTCTGGATGTTAACATCATCTATGATCGTCTGGTTTATGTGAACCACGCTACCAGAATCAGAGATATCCCCGTTGCGCTATTAACTACTGAAAATAGAAATGCATGGAGTGAAGTTTATCAGAAAATGGCAAAGAGTCCAGTTAACAGACACACTTTTGATGCCATCAACAAATCCATATTCATTTTGTGTCTGGACAAAACTGAAGGTGTCAACGAGAAGTCAGAAATGGACGATGCACTTTATGGTCTCACTGGTGGTGGGAGTGCATGTAACTCTGGTAATAGGTGGTTTGACAAGAGTATCCAGATGTATGTGAGTATTGATGGCAAGGTTGGTGCTGTGTATGAACATGCTGTGTCCGATGGTTCTGTCAGAGCACGACTACTGGACCATGCGTTGAATTATGCGAAAGATTTACATCGTCCGTTGATACCAAAAGCACCGTTATCAAAAGATTGTACACCAAGGAAGTTATCGTTTCATTTAGATAATGAATCACTTTCTGCCATTACAAAAGCCAGTGAAAAGATTGATGTCATTTGTGATGAACTTCAGTTTGAGTTTTTGAAGTTCCACACATTTGGCAAACTTTTCTTGAAATCACAAAGTGTTAGTCCAGATGGGTTCATACAAATGGCAATACAGCTTACAAACTATAAACTTTTCAGACGTACAGTAGCTACATCAGAAAGCGCACTGCTTAGGATGTACCGTTACGGCAGAACTGAGGCTATACGATCACTGTCAAATGCCTCAAATGCGTTTGTGCATGCAATGGATTCTGCACCGGATACTGACAGAACTTGTCAGCTTCTCGTAGATGCAATTGACTCACACAAGCAATACACGAATTGGGCAATCACAGGGAACGGTGTAGATCGACACCTCCTTGCACTCAAGCTTATGGCTTTGGAGAGAAGTGACAACTTGCCTGAGTTCTTTCAAGATATTGCCTACACGAAAAGTTCACACTTTACGGTACTATCAAGCCAGGTAAATTTACAGCATGCTATAGGTACCTGCTTTGCACCAGAATACCGAGACGGTAATAGTGTGTGTTACAATGTACAAGATGATCACATTTTCTTCACAGTGGGTAGCTTTACATCTAGTTTAGTTAGTGCTGACGAATTTGCTGAGACTTTAGAAGAAAGTCTTTACTTGATGAAGCATCTTTTATCTTCACGGACAAATAATGAGCGTTTTACTGAAATTTGCAGTCAAAAACACGATCTAATTTGA
- the LOC140172049 gene encoding monocarboxylate transporter 13-like, which produces MEVKKDSGWAWMISLATFTAVTLETGTVKALGVMLPTLRQQFSTPTWVIGLGISLAPGFGAITSPLAGALSKRMSPRSIVMVFSLLAVTALIVASVSTSVPILLLSLLSTGISRIYNLQLKSFLLGAESVVISQMVIYFEEYYDIANAFGQAGMAVGIIVMPPLMQLFLDIYGWRGTILLLAGINLHFTVSGALLRPVSTVNDTHIGKIHNNDYIPLVQRKSNIDSYLANVVYYLDLTLFTDASFLSMLTLYTANGYCLTGWLVYLVPHSIDLGFEPYHASFIATAGGIGNLIASIVYPFMTKTLSPSLLLYIGSLMITLSLAMDPVVSLFHSYIGLALMSIVFGFWRAIAMMSVMKVIKNVIEEEKITNAVLWINVGYSVGSILSGFFSGWFFDLTGNYVLSFLTLSAISLLGICPQFLLEIGNNSKRKSLSK; this is translated from the exons ATGGAGGTTAAAAAGGACAGTGGATGGGCGTGGATGATATCCTTAGCTACCTTTACAGCAGTGACGCTAGAGACGGGTACGGTGAAAGCTCTTGGAGTCATGCTACCAACTCTTCGTCAACAGTTTTCAACGCCAACATGGGTCATCGGATTAGGTATATCATTAGCTCCTGGCTTTGGAGCAATAACGA GCCCTTTAGCTGGTGCTTTGAGCAAACGTATGTCACCTCGTTCTATTGTGATGGTGTTTAGCCTATTGGCAGTGACTGCACTTATTGTTGCATCTGTGTCGACATCAGTTCCTATTCTCTTGCTATCTTTACTTTCAACAGGTATTTCACGCATTTATAATTTacaattgaaga GTTTTTTGCTCGGAGCTGAGTCTGTTGTTATAAGCCAAATGGTCATCTACTTTGAAGAATATTACGATATTGCAAATGCTTTTGGACAGGCAGGAATGGCCGTAGGTATTATCGTTATGCCGCCATTAATGCAACTCTTTCTTGATATCTACGGATGGCGAGGGACTATTCTTTTATTGGCTGGTATTAATCTTCATTTCACAGTGTCTGGAGCTTTACTTAGACCAGTTTCAACAGTTAATGACACCCACATTGGGAAAATACATAACAACGACTATATACCTCTAGTGCAAAGGAAGTCAAACATCGATTCTTACCTTGCAAATGTTGTTTATTATTTGGATCTTACTTTGTTTACGGATGCTAGCTTCCTGTCAATGTTAACTCTTTACACAGCAAACGGCTACTGCTTAACAGGTTGGCTTGTTTATCTAGTACCTCATTCAATAGATCTTGGCTTTGAACCATACCACGCCTCATTTATCGCGACTGCTGGAGGTATTGGCAATCTCATCGCAAGTATCGTGTATCCGTTTATGACAAAAACCTTATCGCCTAGTCTACTTCTTTATATCGGATCTCTTATGATTACTTTGTCATTGGCAATGGACCCAGTAGTGTCACTCTTTCATTCGTATATCGGACTCGCTTTGATGTCTATAGTATTTGGCTTTTGGAGAGCAATTGCTATGATGAGTGTGATGAAAGTGATAAAAAACGTCATTGAAGAAGAGAAAATAACCAATGCCGTTCTCTGGATAAATGTGGGGTACAGTGTTGGCTCAATCCTAAGTGGATTTTTCTCAG GCTGGTTCTTCGACCTAACTGGAAATTACGTCCTGTCGTTTTTGACATTGAGTGCGATATCTCTTCTTGGAATATGTCCGCAGTTTCTCTTGGAAATTGGTAATAACAGCAAACGAAAGTCGCTTAGCAaataa